The following are encoded together in the Mumia sp. Pv4-285 genome:
- a CDS encoding FAD-binding oxidoreductase, translating to MSETDVPVVDFAPDRWGNPEHAITLPAATQAALDALGIRPGRAPVDLQDVALPDVVVPDEARTALAAAVGPAHVSDAAHDRLRHTRGWSTPDILKMRAGDAGDAPDLVVRPGSHDEVVAVLQVCADAHVAVVPYSGGTSVVGGLAPDRAGFAGVVALDLARLDALVVLDVVSRTATLQAGMRGPRAEELLQAEGYTLGHFPQSYEGASIGGYAAARSAGQSSAGYGRFDDMVVGLVVATPRGTLEIGTAPQSAAGPDLRQLVLGSEGAFGVITSVTVRLRRVPRERVFEGWRFPSFESGAEALRRLAQDGPLPTVLRLSDEAETAINLSDPSGGPTGEASGCLAITGYEGEPDDVASRRAAASAVIEECGGVAVGTDAGERWRTGRFHGPYLRDPLLDAGAFVETLETVTWWSNVARLKAAVTEAVQASLGAQGTPAIVLCHVSHVYETGASLYFTVACAQGEDALGQWAEAKAAANAAIRRAGAAISHHHGVGTDHRDTYDEEIGPLGRDILRAVKATLDPTGVLNPGVLVAR from the coding sequence ATGTCTGAGACGGACGTCCCGGTGGTGGACTTCGCACCGGACCGGTGGGGCAATCCGGAGCACGCGATCACGCTCCCCGCAGCGACCCAGGCAGCCCTCGACGCGCTCGGCATCCGGCCGGGCCGGGCGCCGGTCGACCTGCAGGACGTCGCGCTCCCCGACGTCGTCGTACCGGACGAGGCGCGTACGGCGCTGGCCGCCGCGGTCGGGCCGGCCCACGTCAGCGACGCGGCGCACGACCGCCTGCGCCACACCCGCGGGTGGTCGACGCCCGACATCCTCAAGATGCGTGCGGGCGACGCGGGCGACGCGCCCGACCTCGTCGTCCGCCCGGGCTCGCACGACGAGGTGGTCGCCGTGCTGCAGGTCTGCGCCGACGCGCACGTCGCCGTCGTGCCGTACTCGGGTGGCACGTCGGTCGTGGGCGGGCTCGCCCCCGACCGCGCCGGGTTCGCCGGCGTCGTCGCGCTCGACCTCGCCCGCCTGGACGCCCTGGTCGTGCTCGACGTGGTCTCACGCACCGCGACGCTGCAGGCGGGGATGCGCGGTCCGCGCGCCGAGGAGCTGCTGCAGGCCGAGGGATACACGCTCGGACACTTCCCGCAGTCGTACGAGGGTGCCTCGATCGGCGGTTACGCGGCGGCGCGCTCGGCCGGTCAGTCGTCGGCCGGCTACGGGCGCTTCGACGACATGGTCGTCGGTCTCGTCGTCGCGACACCGCGCGGCACCCTCGAGATCGGCACCGCGCCGCAGTCCGCGGCGGGTCCCGACCTGCGTCAGCTCGTGCTCGGTTCGGAAGGAGCGTTCGGCGTGATCACGTCCGTCACCGTCCGGCTGCGCCGCGTGCCGCGCGAGCGCGTCTTCGAGGGGTGGCGGTTCCCGTCGTTCGAGTCCGGCGCCGAGGCCCTCCGGCGGCTCGCGCAGGACGGCCCGCTGCCGACCGTGCTGCGTCTGTCCGACGAGGCGGAGACCGCGATCAACCTCTCCGACCCGTCGGGCGGGCCGACCGGGGAGGCGTCCGGCTGCCTCGCGATCACCGGGTACGAGGGCGAGCCCGACGACGTCGCGTCCCGGCGCGCCGCCGCCAGCGCCGTCATCGAGGAGTGCGGCGGCGTCGCCGTCGGGACCGACGCGGGCGAGAGGTGGCGGACCGGGCGTTTCCACGGGCCGTACCTGCGCGACCCGCTGCTCGACGCGGGCGCGTTCGTCGAGACGCTCGAGACCGTCACGTGGTGGTCGAACGTCGCACGCCTCAAGGCCGCCGTGACCGAGGCGGTCCAGGCATCGCTGGGAGCGCAGGGGACGCCCGCGATCGTGCTCTGCCACGTCTCGCACGTGTACGAGACCGGCGCGTCGCTGTACTTCACGGTCGCGTGCGCCCAGGGCGAGGACGCGCTCGGCCAGTGGGCCGAGGCCAAGGCGGCCGCGAACGCCGCGATCCGACGCGCCGGTGCTGCGATCAGCCACCACCACGGCGTCGGCACCGACCACCGCGACACGTACGACGAGGAGATCGGACCGCTCGGGAGGGATATCCTGCGCGCTGTGAAGGCAACGCTCGATCCGACCGGTGTGCTGAACCCGGGCGTCCTGGTGGCGCGGTGA
- a CDS encoding TetR/AcrR family transcriptional regulator — MSKRFNGGAGSDLERLRARPADAGNAIPEDRILDAVAGGLLEHGLDRLTMAEIATRAGVARATLYRRWENVRSAVAALLTREWVAVIAEANREEITVGRDRLVDAVVRTVAMIRVHPVQQAIIESDPEFLVPYVFQRMGRTSTHVVQVLENGIREGHADGSIRPLDVALQARTVLLLAWSFVITAPMVTGSTGGPGPVLAELDGQLAVALDRYLAPDLSQD, encoded by the coding sequence ATGTCCAAACGTTTCAATGGTGGTGCCGGCTCGGACCTCGAGCGCCTCCGCGCCCGCCCGGCCGACGCCGGCAACGCCATCCCCGAGGACCGCATCCTCGACGCGGTCGCCGGCGGGCTCCTCGAGCACGGACTCGACCGGCTGACGATGGCCGAGATCGCGACCCGCGCGGGCGTCGCCCGAGCGACCCTCTACCGGCGCTGGGAGAACGTACGCTCCGCCGTCGCCGCGCTGCTCACCCGCGAGTGGGTCGCCGTCATCGCCGAGGCCAACCGTGAGGAGATCACGGTCGGCCGCGACCGCCTCGTCGACGCCGTCGTCCGCACCGTCGCGATGATCCGCGTCCACCCGGTGCAGCAGGCGATCATCGAGTCCGACCCGGAGTTCCTCGTCCCCTACGTCTTCCAGCGCATGGGCCGCACGAGCACGCACGTCGTCCAGGTGCTCGAGAACGGCATCCGCGAGGGGCACGCGGACGGTTCGATCCGCCCTCTCGACGTCGCGCTGCAGGCCCGTACGGTCCTGCTGCTCGCCTGGTCGTTCGTCATCACCGCACCCATGGTGACGGGCTCGACCGGTGGCCCCGGGCCCGTCCTCGCCGAGCTCGACGGCCAGCTCGCCGTCGCCCTCGACCGCTACCTCGCTCCCGACCTCTCCCAGGACTGA
- a CDS encoding glycerol-3-phosphate dehydrogenase/oxidase, translating to MPSASSSLNATRRERDLDDLAGGGVVDLLVVGGGVTGAGVALDAASRGLSVVLVDKHDLAFGTSRWSSKLVHGGLRYLATGHVGIAYESAHERAILIERTAPHLVRALPNVFPLTESVSHRTAAMIRAGQLAGDTLRRAAGTSNAILPRSRRVSGMEVRRYAPTVRAEGLRGGLVFWDGQLVDDVRLVVALARTAASLGARVLTRTAAVEVSGTGALLRDELTGSTLQVDARMVVNAAGVWAGTLADGITMRPSRGTHLVVRDETLGGLTGALNLPVPGTSSRFILVLPAGDGRVYIGLTDEEVHGEIPDVPTASEDEITFLLETVSLSLQRPLTRDDVIGTFSGLRPLLDAGEGETSDLSRKHVVLTGDDGLVSVVGGKLTTYRRMAEDAVDAALTASGRSAGPCRTTNLPLVGSADRATLGGIVAPARLVARYGTEATDVVAEAGGDRSLLEPLAPHVPTVPAELRWAVRHEGALDVDDLLDRRTRVGLVAADRELALPFAEAALSR from the coding sequence ATGCCCTCAGCCTCCTCGTCCCTGAACGCCACGCGACGCGAGCGTGACCTCGACGACCTCGCCGGTGGTGGCGTCGTCGACCTGCTCGTCGTCGGCGGAGGCGTCACCGGCGCCGGGGTCGCGCTCGACGCGGCGTCGCGCGGGCTCTCCGTGGTCCTGGTGGACAAGCACGACCTGGCCTTCGGCACGAGCCGCTGGAGCTCCAAGCTCGTCCACGGCGGCCTGCGCTACCTCGCGACAGGCCACGTCGGCATCGCGTACGAGAGCGCCCACGAACGCGCGATCCTCATCGAGCGCACGGCTCCCCACCTCGTACGGGCGCTCCCCAACGTCTTCCCGCTCACGGAGTCGGTCAGCCACCGGACGGCAGCGATGATCCGCGCCGGGCAGCTCGCCGGGGACACCCTGCGCCGCGCGGCCGGGACGTCCAACGCGATCCTCCCGCGCTCCCGACGCGTGTCGGGCATGGAGGTGCGCCGCTACGCGCCGACCGTTCGGGCGGAAGGACTCCGCGGTGGGCTCGTCTTCTGGGACGGCCAGCTCGTCGACGACGTCCGCCTCGTGGTCGCCCTCGCCCGCACCGCCGCCTCGCTCGGCGCACGGGTCCTGACCCGTACGGCGGCGGTCGAGGTCAGCGGCACCGGCGCCCTGCTGCGCGACGAGCTGACCGGGTCGACCCTGCAGGTCGACGCCCGGATGGTCGTCAACGCCGCAGGCGTGTGGGCGGGCACGCTCGCCGACGGCATCACCATGCGCCCCAGCCGCGGCACCCACCTCGTCGTGCGCGACGAGACGCTCGGCGGTCTGACGGGGGCGCTCAACCTGCCGGTCCCGGGCACCTCCTCCCGTTTCATCCTCGTCCTCCCCGCCGGCGACGGCCGCGTCTACATCGGGCTGACCGACGAGGAGGTGCACGGCGAGATCCCCGACGTCCCGACGGCGAGCGAGGACGAGATCACCTTCCTCCTGGAGACGGTCTCGCTGTCGCTCCAACGCCCGCTCACCCGCGACGACGTCATCGGCACGTTCTCAGGGCTGCGCCCGCTGCTCGACGCCGGCGAGGGCGAGACGTCCGACCTCTCCCGCAAGCACGTGGTGCTCACCGGCGACGACGGCCTGGTCAGCGTGGTCGGCGGCAAGCTCACGACGTACCGACGGATGGCCGAGGACGCCGTGGACGCCGCGCTGACCGCGTCCGGCCGCAGCGCAGGGCCCTGCCGTACGACGAACCTGCCGCTCGTCGGCTCCGCGGACCGGGCGACCCTCGGCGGGATCGTCGCACCAGCCCGACTCGTCGCCCGGTACGGCACCGAGGCCACCGACGTCGTCGCCGAGGCGGGCGGCGACCGGTCGCTGCTCGAGCCCCTCGCACCGCACGTCCCGACCGTGCCCGCGGAGCTGCGCTGGGCCGTACGCCACGAGGGCGCGCTCGACGTCGACGACCTGCTCGACCGCCGTACGCGCGTCGGCCTGGTCGCCGCCGACCGTGAGCTCGCGCTCCCCTTCGCCGAGGCCGCCCTCAGCCGGTGA
- a CDS encoding PLP-dependent cysteine synthase family protein, whose product MPRSDPQRRSWVDEAIRRVDADANRSADTHLHVFPLPGGPGIELYLKDESIHPTGSLKHRLARSLFLYALCNGWVGPGTTIVEASSGSTAISEAYFARLIGVPFVAVMPRSTSARKIALIEWYGGRCHFVDEAPDMYAEAARLARECGGHYMDQFTFAERATDWRGNNNIAESIFAQLEKERHPVPAWVVVSAGTGGTSATIGRYVRYRRHVTRVMVADPENSAFLDGWDLDTSDYTTGAASRIEGIGRPRVEPSFVGGVIDDMVRVPDAASIAAMRWCSRRLGRSVGGSTGTNMWGALTVIERMRAAGETGSVVTLLCDSGDRYVSTYYDDAWVAEHGLDLTPYEAVLAELEETGRFTG is encoded by the coding sequence GTGCCCCGATCGGATCCGCAGCGTCGCTCCTGGGTCGATGAGGCGATCCGACGTGTCGACGCCGACGCCAACCGGAGCGCGGACACGCACCTGCACGTCTTCCCGCTGCCGGGTGGCCCCGGCATCGAGCTGTACCTGAAGGACGAGTCCATCCACCCGACCGGCTCGCTGAAGCACCGGCTCGCCCGCTCGCTCTTCCTCTACGCGCTCTGCAACGGCTGGGTCGGGCCCGGCACGACGATCGTCGAGGCGTCGAGCGGCTCGACCGCGATCAGCGAGGCGTACTTCGCACGTCTCATCGGCGTCCCGTTCGTCGCGGTGATGCCGCGGAGCACCAGCGCGCGCAAGATCGCGCTCATCGAGTGGTACGGAGGGCGGTGCCACTTCGTGGACGAGGCCCCCGACATGTACGCCGAGGCTGCGCGGCTCGCGCGCGAGTGCGGCGGCCACTACATGGACCAGTTCACCTTCGCCGAACGCGCGACCGACTGGCGCGGCAACAACAACATCGCCGAGTCGATCTTCGCGCAGCTCGAGAAGGAGCGGCACCCCGTCCCCGCGTGGGTCGTGGTCAGCGCCGGCACCGGTGGGACGTCGGCCACGATCGGGCGCTACGTCCGCTACCGCCGGCACGTGACGAGGGTGATGGTCGCCGATCCGGAGAACTCGGCCTTCCTCGACGGGTGGGACCTCGACACGTCCGACTACACGACGGGTGCGGCCTCGCGGATCGAGGGCATCGGCCGCCCGCGCGTGGAGCCGTCGTTCGTCGGCGGCGTCATCGACGACATGGTGCGCGTTCCCGACGCCGCGTCGATCGCCGCGATGCGCTGGTGCAGCCGACGCCTCGGGCGCAGCGTCGGCGGCTCCACGGGCACGAACATGTGGGGTGCGCTGACCGTGATCGAGCGCATGCGGGCGGCGGGCGAGACCGGGAGCGTGGTGACGCTGCTGTGCGACTCGGGCGACCGCTACGTCTCGACGTACTACGACGACGCGTGGGTCGCCGAGCACGGTCTCGACCTCACGCCGTACGAGGCCGTGCTCGCCGAGCTCGAGGAGACCGGCCGCTTCACCGGCTGA
- a CDS encoding DUF4229 domain-containing protein, which translates to MSAFLRYTLARLGFFLVAFVVVGLVSSIWLEWNSVTGLWVALIALAISAVASLFLLRHMRDEVALSMKARADKMHERYEAARSAEDVD; encoded by the coding sequence GTGAGTGCGTTCCTCCGTTACACCCTCGCCCGGCTCGGATTCTTCCTCGTGGCGTTCGTCGTCGTCGGCCTGGTGTCGTCGATCTGGCTCGAGTGGAACTCGGTGACGGGGCTGTGGGTGGCGCTCATCGCGCTGGCGATCTCCGCGGTCGCGTCGTTGTTCCTGCTGCGCCACATGCGCGACGAGGTGGCGCTGTCGATGAAGGCGCGCGCCGACAAGATGCACGAGCGGTACGAGGCGGCCCGCAGCGCCGAGGACGTGGACTGA
- a CDS encoding serine/threonine-protein kinase yields MGPRSMSESANDRVGELVDGRYRLLALVGRGGMADVYRARDEVLGRTVAVKMMRAEAGVEVEDALRRHEMEAKIGAGVSHPGVVTVFDVQPSSDNPYLVMEFVPGKTLSRVLVDGAMAPVVVADIGAQLGDALAAIHEAGVVHRDIKPSNAMLVEQGDGSYQVKLTDFGVSRYLEGTRLTSPDLLVGTARYLSPEQAVLDEVGPRADVYALGLVLLEALTGEEAFPGSRVETLSARLHRPPRIPAELGDGWALALGAMTRRDPDERPDAAGAAAALRAVRDGRDVAAVLTAAGVTVPDPEGDATVVGAPAVEDDPTIAAAVGGAGVAAAAGAAAGLAGAGAAQAAEPGTAPLDAVGPETETADAAADPATDPGDAAGAGDATEGAGAAAAAEPSPWAKRAPWIVVALVVVAAVAAVWLVLASVDDPERPTDDPTPTPTPTPSEVTPSATTEPTTTATSEPTETTPPTTDPTTAPTTTPPTTEPTTAPTTTPPTTEPTTAPTTTPPPTTQTPEPTDDGNALPPPPSDDPTDGP; encoded by the coding sequence GTGGGTCCGCGCTCGATGTCGGAGTCGGCGAACGACCGGGTCGGCGAGCTCGTCGACGGGCGCTACCGTCTGTTGGCACTCGTCGGGCGAGGGGGCATGGCCGACGTCTACCGGGCCAGGGACGAGGTCCTCGGGCGCACGGTCGCGGTGAAGATGATGCGGGCCGAGGCGGGCGTCGAGGTCGAGGACGCGCTGCGCCGGCACGAGATGGAGGCCAAGATCGGGGCCGGCGTGTCGCACCCCGGCGTCGTGACGGTCTTCGACGTCCAGCCGAGCTCGGACAACCCGTACCTCGTCATGGAGTTCGTCCCCGGCAAGACGCTGAGCCGCGTGCTGGTGGACGGCGCGATGGCGCCGGTGGTGGTGGCCGACATCGGTGCACAGCTCGGTGATGCGCTCGCCGCCATCCACGAGGCGGGAGTCGTCCACCGCGACATCAAGCCGTCCAACGCGATGCTCGTCGAGCAGGGAGACGGTTCGTACCAGGTCAAGCTCACCGACTTCGGCGTCTCCCGCTACCTCGAGGGCACCCGGCTCACCTCGCCGGACCTCCTCGTCGGCACGGCGCGCTACCTGAGCCCGGAGCAGGCCGTCCTGGACGAGGTCGGTCCGCGGGCCGACGTCTACGCGCTGGGGCTCGTGCTGCTCGAGGCGCTGACGGGGGAGGAGGCCTTCCCGGGCAGCCGGGTCGAGACGTTGTCCGCCCGTCTCCACCGTCCGCCGCGCATCCCGGCCGAGCTCGGCGACGGGTGGGCGCTCGCGCTCGGGGCGATGACGCGCCGCGACCCCGACGAGCGCCCGGACGCCGCGGGTGCGGCCGCCGCGCTGCGGGCGGTGCGTGACGGTCGCGACGTCGCGGCCGTCCTGACGGCTGCGGGTGTCACCGTGCCCGACCCTGAAGGCGACGCCACGGTCGTCGGTGCTCCTGCGGTCGAGGACGACCCCACGATCGCGGCGGCAGTCGGCGGTGCAGGGGTCGCCGCAGCCGCGGGCGCAGCCGCCGGGCTCGCCGGTGCGGGCGCGGCGCAGGCCGCAGAGCCCGGCACAGCCCCGCTGGACGCCGTCGGTCCCGAGACCGAGACTGCCGACGCCGCCGCGGACCCCGCAACCGACCCCGGGGACGCAGCCGGCGCCGGGGACGCGACTGAGGGCGCCGGAGCCGCAGCCGCGGCCGAGCCGTCGCCGTGGGCGAAGAGGGCCCCGTGGATCGTGGTCGCCCTGGTGGTCGTGGCTGCCGTCGCCGCGGTCTGGCTGGTGCTGGCCAGCGTCGACGATCCCGAGCGGCCCACCGACGACCCGACGCCGACGCCGACGCCGACACCGTCCGAGGTGACGCCGTCAGCGACGACCGAGCCGACCACGACGGCGACGTCGGAACCGACGGAGACGACACCGCCGACCACGGACCCGACGACGGCTCCGACGACCACGCCGCCGACGACCGAGCCGACGACGGCTCCGACGACCACGCCGCCGACGACCGAGCCGACGACGGCTCCGACGACCACGCCGCCGCCGACGACGCAGACGCCTGAGCCCACCGACGACGGCAACGCGCTGCCCCCACCGCCGTCGGACGACCCGACCGACGGTCCGTAG